Genomic DNA from Heteronotia binoei isolate CCM8104 ecotype False Entrance Well chromosome 8, APGP_CSIRO_Hbin_v1, whole genome shotgun sequence:
catttttgaaGCTCATAAAGTTGGACCCTTTGATCCAACCTTTCTAAAACTTAGTGGggttttttgaggaaaggcaccagatgctatgctgaaaatctggtgcctctaccacaagaaaccctcccagagccccagatactcatggattgattctccattgtaccccatgggaaccagtctccacagggtataatggagtgcccagcagacatttcctccccatcCCTATTTCCCGAACACCTTGAAGCGGGTGGAAGGCCTCCAaatcaagggatcccctgcccccaactggggactggcaaccctagcctttgcTAAGTAATCATTTTAAAGGCCTAGCTCTTGCTCTACCAACACAACAGTATTCTTCTCAAAAGGGCAGCATCCTAGAGCCTTCAAGTATCTTCATATTTCTCCCACTCCATAATAGGATGGGCATTCTAGCTGGGTATATTTATTTAGAATCCTAACCTCCTGTTCCCTTGGAAGCAATGCCATCACTCACACACATACCATTTTAGTTGAAAATGCAAGTATCACATTTTGTTGTTATGGAAGAGGGAGAGTTTACCCTCAAGGGGTTTTGCCATTGCAAATCTGCTGTCTTAAAGACCATACTTGCAACACTTGAGACTGGGTATCAGCACATTCACTTACTGAACAAGCCAGACAGCCTTCATAACCTATCAGTTTGTAGGTTTTCCCTGAATTGTCCATGATCAGCAGATGAAAAGCAGAGTTCTTTGGTGCAACCATGCTCTCACAATGTGCTCACACACACTCTAACGTCACCCACATGGCAAAATATACATATCTTAACAAGAGCACAGCGACTCCTGTTGTCCTCTACCAGCATTCTCACTCTCGTACATGCAAACACACACCTTCTTCTTAGTTAAGGTTCTAGCCATCTGCAGTAAGGGCACATAGAGCCAGAGTCTGCAAGAAGAGTCCAGGCCTTGTTTGCCTTCAGCTCCCTTTCCCTTGTCTGCAATCTCTCTGGGCTGAACAAATGACAGTGTGTCAGACACGGACATCCTAAGTTTCATGTGACTTAGAAGACCATCTCTTAAAGTGGAGTTTGACACCATCCTGATTGAAACTGAAAGGACTGTAAAGGTTAATTCATGTTCACATCACCATGCTTCCAGCTGTTGTGCCTTACTGCATGTCCCCATATCTCAAACACAGAACAGATCTTTCCATCTGCTACCTACATAAGATTTTTCTCCCATCCTACAGGAGAGGTGAAGGGGCTTTGCCAATCTCTCCTGCAAGTTCTGGGGCCAATTCCTACTCCTCCTGGTCCTCATTAACATGATTaggaattccaccccccccccaaggtctcatttctggAATGAGGCAAACAGAGGCTGAAGAGAATGTAAACTTCCCCagctggagaggagaggagaggaaaaaaggaaaagaccAGAGTTATGCCTCATTTCTCCCAGTTTATCCATGAAGTTCCAGTTTCCCATGCAAGCCCCCCACTCCCATCACCCAGCTCCCTCTGCTTTCTGGTAGGGGTTTTCCAGTAAGTAGCGAAAATGCTGGTAGTTCTTCAGCAGATATTTAGGGGCATACATTTGTTCTTTGGGGTCTGCAGGAGGGTACTCCTGAATGGTACCATCAAACCACCCACCAGTCCGGATTAGTTCCTGGATATAATTGAGGTCCCGCTTGTCTTCATAGTCCCCCCAGCGGGGAAAATCCCCATTCTGTGCTGACACCAGTTTAAAATAGATTCCCTCAGGTGTGAAGCACCAAGAGCAGTGCCAGCCAGCAAAATGGAGAGGGCTGCCCAGGGACCATTGTACCAGGATGTGGCCTGTGCTGTTTTCATATTGCCGGAAGCCAGGCATGGTGTAATACTCCCTCCGACGAAGACGGATCCCATCTGTGGCATAAACAGTTTGAAGCATTCCAATCGTGCAACCGGAAACCACCTCTAGGGTGCCAGGCTGCTTCCAGAAGAAACCGTAGAGAGATTTGCGCATATGGAAAGCAAAGGGCTCTGTCCAGCCATCATATAGTTTGAGAAAGAGCACACCATCTCGGGCTGGGATTTCATCTGCATCATCAATGATGAAGACATCGTCAGGCCGCAAATTGCGGAGGCGAGAGACACCGTCCCGAGTCAGAAATGTGCGCAGATAGTCATCAGCGATCCAGCCATCCTGCCGGCCGCCAGGAGGGAAGTGATCCAGGAAGACATAGAGTACCTTGTGGCGGATATAGTCAAAAGACCCATTGAGCAGCATCTCACGGAACTTGAGTGGGCGGGGCTCACCGT
This window encodes:
- the MGAT3 gene encoding beta-1,4-mannosyl-glycoprotein 4-beta-N-acetylglucosaminyltransferase isoform X1; translated protein: MVMILSRKWKTTAVMKMRRHKLFLTLCMAGLCLISFLHFLKALSYVTFPRELASLSPNLVSNFFWNNAPVTPQVSPEPGSPEFLRTPLYSHSPLLQPLSPSRASEELHRVEFVLPEDISEYFVHTKAGGVCFKPGTKVLEKPLAGRPEEKLEGAASERAGRKPLSTNGTKRRKWVECVCLPGWHGPSCGVPTVVQYSNLPTKDRLTPREVPRRVINAINVNHEFDLLDVRFHELGDVVDAFVVCESNFTAYGEPRPLKFREMLLNGSFDYIRHKVLYVFLDHFPPGGRQDGWIADDYLRTFLTRDGVSRLRNLRPDDVFIIDDADEIPARDGVLFLKLYDGWTEPFAFHMRKSLYGFFWKQPGTLEVVSGCTIGMLQTVYATDGIRLRRREYYTMPGFRQYENSTGHILVQWSLGSPLHFAGWHCSWCFTPEGIYFKLVSAQNGDFPRWGDYEDKRDLNYIQELIRTGGWFDGTIQEYPPADPKEQMYAPKYLLKNYQHFRYLLENPYQKAEGAG
- the MGAT3 gene encoding beta-1,4-mannosyl-glycoprotein 4-beta-N-acetylglucosaminyltransferase isoform X2, whose translation is MKMRRHKLFLTLCMAGLCLISFLHFLKALSYVTFPRELASLSPNLVSNFFWNNAPVTPQVSPEPGSPEFLRTPLYSHSPLLQPLSPSRASEELHRVEFVLPEDISEYFVHTKAGGVCFKPGTKVLEKPLAGRPEEKLEGAASERAGRKPLSTNGTKRRKWVECVCLPGWHGPSCGVPTVVQYSNLPTKDRLTPREVPRRVINAINVNHEFDLLDVRFHELGDVVDAFVVCESNFTAYGEPRPLKFREMLLNGSFDYIRHKVLYVFLDHFPPGGRQDGWIADDYLRTFLTRDGVSRLRNLRPDDVFIIDDADEIPARDGVLFLKLYDGWTEPFAFHMRKSLYGFFWKQPGTLEVVSGCTIGMLQTVYATDGIRLRRREYYTMPGFRQYENSTGHILVQWSLGSPLHFAGWHCSWCFTPEGIYFKLVSAQNGDFPRWGDYEDKRDLNYIQELIRTGGWFDGTIQEYPPADPKEQMYAPKYLLKNYQHFRYLLENPYQKAEGAG